In the genome of Luteitalea pratensis, the window CGTGGCGTCGGCCGTCCCCTGCCGCGCGATGTCGAACGCTGTCCCGTGATCGACCGAGGTGCGGATGATCGGCAGCCCCAGCGTGACGTTGACCGATTGCCCGAACGCCAGCAACTTGACGGGGATCAGGCCCTGATCATGGTAGCAGGCGACGACCACGTCGAAGGCGCCACGCGTGGCCTTGAGGAAGACCGTGTCACCGGGCAGCGGGCCCTGTACGTCGATGCCACGTGCCCTGCAGGCCTCGACCGCTGGCCGCAGGACGGCGTCGTCCTCGTCGCCCATCAGCCCGTGTTCCCCGGCGTGCGGGTTCAGGCCTGCAAGTCCGAGTCGCGGCGTGATGTACCCGAAGTCTGGAAGGCTTCGCGCCGTCAGCGTGATGATGTCCTCGACGAGGGCCTGCGTCAGCAGGCGCGACACGTCGCGAAGCGGGACGTGCACGGTCGCCAGCACCACCCGCAGCGGCTCCGAATGGAACATCATCGCCGCCCGCGGACTGCCCGTCAGGTGGCCCAGCAGATCGGTATGTCCCTTCCACGGCAGCCCGCATGCGGCAAACGCTTCCTTGTGCACGGGGCCAGTGGCGATCGCGTGTACCGCACCTGCCTGCGCATCCCGCACCGCGGCGACGATCGCGTCGTAGGACGCCTGGCCGGCCGCGGCACTCACCTGCCCCACCGGGAAGCCGGCGAGGGCTGCCGCCGAATGCGGCCCGTACAGCACCGGCTCGCAGACCGCGCGCACCTCCCGCGACGCGGCCGCGGCAATGGCAATCTCCGGCCCGATGCCGGCCGGATCACCGACGGTGATGGCGATGCGCGGACGGGCGGTCGACGAACGAGGCATGGCCCTGGTCACTTCCCGCACGAGCAGCCGGTGGTGCCACACGCGCCGTCACCGGCGCAGCCGTTGCTGCAGGACCCCTCCTGCGCGCACCCCGCGTGCCGCTCGCCGCGCGAGTTGGGCAACTCGAAACGGAGGCAGCACTTCAGGCGACCGCACACGCCGGCCAGCTTCGACGGATTGAGGCTCAGTCCCTGCTGCTTGGCCATCTTGATCGAGACCGGTTCGAACGTCGTCAGCCACGTGGTGCAGCAGAGCGGACGACCGCACGGGCCGTAGCCGCCCAGCAGTCGCGCCTCGTCACGGACGCCGATCTGCCGCATCTCGATCCGCATATGGAAGCAGGCAGCGAGGTCGCGGACGAGTTCCCTGAAATCGACCCGCTGTTCGGCGGTGTAGTAGAACAGGAGCCTGGACCCGTCGAACGCGTACTCGACGCGGGTGAGCTTCATGTCGAGCGCCCGCTCGCGAATCTTCAGCTGGCAGAACGTGAAGGCCTCCTGCTCCTTGTGCTGCTGCTGGAGGCGCTTGATCGCGTCCTCGGTCGTGGTCCGGCGGACGACGCGTGTGGAGCCGTCGGCCGGCAGTGCCCCCGCACGTCGCTCGGCGACCGCAGGCGCCTCGGCAACGACGGTCCCGATGCTCTCGTGCTCGCCCTCGCTGACGACGACCGTGTCACCTGCCGTGAGCGGGCCGTCGAGCGACAGGTCCGGGAGCAGGAATGAGCGTCGGCGTCCGGCGGGCACGAACCTGACGCTGGCGGTAGGCGGGACGACAGGCAGCGTCGTGTCGCTCATGGCTTACATCTCACAAGCCAGCCAGTCAGCGACGACCTTGGCCGACTGATTGCGATCGAGGGAGCGACGCGCCTGGTCGACGGCGGCGAACGAGTTGAGCACGCGAGCGGTGTCGAAGTGCCGCGCCATTGCGCTGAGGTCGCGCCCCAGATCCGGGTTGGCAAGCGCCGCGTCGGCGACGCTCGTGCCCACAGGCGGGGCGCCCAGGACACCGAGGTCGCGCA includes:
- the pdxA gene encoding 4-hydroxythreonine-4-phosphate dehydrogenase PdxA — its product is MPRSSTARPRIAITVGDPAGIGPEIAIAAAASREVRAVCEPVLYGPHSAAALAGFPVGQVSAAAGQASYDAIVAAVRDAQAGAVHAIATGPVHKEAFAACGLPWKGHTDLLGHLTGSPRAAMMFHSEPLRVVLATVHVPLRDVSRLLTQALVEDIITLTARSLPDFGYITPRLGLAGLNPHAGEHGLMGDEDDAVLRPAVEACRARGIDVQGPLPGDTVFLKATRGAFDVVVACYHDQGLIPVKLLAFGQSVNVTLGLPIIRTSVDHGTAFDIARQGTADATSMVSAITLAARLASARLASSRPASGSP
- a CDS encoding PSP1 domain-containing protein; its protein translation is MSDTTLPVVPPTASVRFVPAGRRRSFLLPDLSLDGPLTAGDTVVVSEGEHESIGTVVAEAPAVAERRAGALPADGSTRVVRRTTTEDAIKRLQQQHKEQEAFTFCQLKIRERALDMKLTRVEYAFDGSRLLFYYTAEQRVDFRELVRDLAACFHMRIEMRQIGVRDEARLLGGYGPCGRPLCCTTWLTTFEPVSIKMAKQQGLSLNPSKLAGVCGRLKCCLRFELPNSRGERHAGCAQEGSCSNGCAGDGACGTTGCSCGK